A window from Aquabacterium sp. NJ1 encodes these proteins:
- a CDS encoding protein phosphatase CheZ — MKMDLPDNMQMPAASPEIFQQLGTLTRQLHDTLNMLGVLPGLKNTVDDLPDARSRLSYIATKTADAAEKVLNLVDTAKADQEHIASETRKLAALITADPVKAVASGAVFNFVQDVEKVTHRVDGHLTDIMMAQDFHDLTGQVVAKVVKLANDLESQLVKLLVQAAPPEQAQKVEATLTAHGHVTVEEVVLEGPVVDTTGRSDVVSNQGEVDDLLASLGF, encoded by the coding sequence ATGAAAATGGACCTTCCAGACAATATGCAGATGCCTGCCGCATCGCCCGAGATCTTTCAGCAGCTCGGCACCCTGACGCGGCAACTGCATGACACGCTCAACATGCTGGGCGTGCTGCCCGGGCTCAAGAACACGGTCGATGACCTGCCCGATGCCCGCAGCCGCCTGAGCTACATCGCCACCAAGACGGCCGATGCGGCAGAGAAGGTGCTCAACCTGGTGGACACGGCCAAGGCCGACCAGGAGCACATTGCATCTGAAACCCGCAAGCTGGCCGCCCTGATCACCGCCGACCCGGTCAAGGCCGTGGCCAGTGGTGCGGTGTTCAACTTCGTGCAGGACGTCGAGAAGGTCACGCACCGTGTGGACGGCCACCTGACCGACATCATGATGGCGCAGGACTTCCATGACCTGACCGGCCAGGTCGTGGCCAAGGTGGTGAAGCTGGCCAACGACCTGGAGTCGCAGCTGGTCAAGCTGCTGGTGCAGGCCGCACCACCCGAGCAAGCCCAGAAGGTGGAAGCCACCCTGACGGCCCACGGCCATGTCACCGTCGAAGAAGTGGTGCTGGAAGGCCCCGTGGTCGACACGACAGGCCGCTCCGACGTGGTGTCCAACCAGGGCGAGGTCGACGACCTGCTGGCCAGCCTGGGCTTCTGA
- the motA gene encoding flagellar motor stator protein MotA yields the protein MFVLIGYVICLGCIFGAYAIHGGNMAVIIHAIPTEMMAIGGGSIGAFLVNNQPKTVKAVLGNFGPLFKGSKYTKARYMELMAMLYEILQKVRKEGLMSIEKDVEEPHSSALFKKYPTVGSDHHVIEFVTDYLRMMVSGNLNAHEIEALMDNEIDTHHHEGHAPVAAVARLAGALPAFGIVAAVLGVVNTMGSVGQPPAVLGGMIGSALVGTFLGILLAYGVVEPLGGLMEQKLDEATKEFQVVKTVLLASMQGYAPQVAIEFGRKVLYSTERPTFIELEAHVKKK from the coding sequence ATGTTCGTCCTCATTGGCTACGTTATCTGCTTAGGCTGCATTTTTGGCGCCTACGCCATTCACGGCGGGAACATGGCCGTGATCATCCACGCCATCCCGACGGAAATGATGGCCATTGGCGGGGGCTCCATTGGCGCCTTCCTGGTGAACAACCAGCCCAAGACCGTCAAGGCCGTGCTGGGCAACTTCGGGCCGCTGTTCAAGGGCTCCAAGTACACCAAGGCGCGCTACATGGAGCTCATGGCGATGCTCTATGAGATCTTGCAGAAGGTGCGCAAGGAAGGTTTGATGTCCATTGAAAAGGACGTCGAAGAGCCGCACAGCTCGGCCCTGTTCAAAAAATACCCCACGGTGGGCAGCGACCACCACGTGATCGAATTCGTCACCGACTACCTGCGCATGATGGTCTCGGGCAACCTCAACGCCCACGAGATCGAAGCGCTGATGGACAACGAGATCGACACCCACCACCACGAGGGCCATGCCCCGGTAGCCGCGGTGGCACGCCTGGCTGGCGCCCTGCCCGCTTTCGGTATCGTGGCCGCCGTGCTGGGCGTGGTCAACACCATGGGCTCGGTGGGCCAGCCACCCGCCGTGCTGGGCGGCATGATCGGCTCGGCGCTGGTCGGTACCTTCCTGGGCATCTTGCTGGCTTACGGCGTGGTGGAGCCGCTGGGCGGCCTGATGGAGCAAAAGCTCGACGAGGCCACCAAGGAATTCCAGGTCGTCAAGACCGTGCTGCTGGCCAGCATGCAGGGCTACGCACCGCAAGTGGCCATCGAATTCGGCCGCAAGGTGCTGTACTCGACCGAGCGGCCGACCTTCATCGAACTCGAAGCCCACGTGAAGAAGAAGTAA
- the cheY gene encoding chemotaxis response regulator CheY: MSTPADMKFLIVDDFSTMRRIVRGLLKEIGYNNAEEAEDGAAALNMLKNTKFDFVVSDINMPNMNGFELLKAIKADDTLKHLPVLMVTAEARKEDIVLAAQTGAAGYIVKPFTKATLEEKVQKIMQKLATTA; encoded by the coding sequence ATGAGCACCCCCGCAGACATGAAATTTCTCATCGTGGATGACTTCTCCACCATGCGCCGGATCGTCCGGGGCCTGCTCAAGGAGATTGGCTACAACAATGCCGAAGAGGCCGAAGACGGCGCTGCTGCATTGAACATGCTGAAGAACACCAAGTTCGATTTCGTGGTCAGCGACATCAACATGCCCAACATGAATGGCTTCGAGCTGCTCAAGGCCATCAAGGCCGACGACACCCTCAAGCACCTGCCCGTGCTGATGGTGACGGCCGAAGCCCGCAAGGAAGACATCGTGCTGGCGGCCCAGACTGGCGCGGCCGGCTACATCGTCAAACCTTTCACCAAGGCCACCTTGGAAGAGAAGGTTCAAAAGATCATGCAGAAGCTGGCCACCACGGCCTGA
- a CDS encoding GtrA family protein: MRFALLQRFRSLILFCVSGGLALFVDIGVLALSRPWLGNYGGRAVSFLAAATFTWLFNRNITFRGPKEGSVLKEYLSYLSSMLVGGAINYGAYAASLQAFEAVRTQPAWGVAIGSLVGLVFNYLSARRIMKGARG, translated from the coding sequence ATGAGGTTCGCCTTGCTGCAGCGTTTCCGGTCTTTGATCCTGTTCTGTGTGTCCGGTGGCCTGGCGCTGTTCGTTGACATCGGCGTGCTGGCGCTCAGTCGCCCGTGGCTGGGCAACTACGGCGGGCGGGCGGTGTCCTTCCTGGCCGCGGCGACCTTCACCTGGCTGTTCAACCGCAACATCACCTTCCGTGGTCCCAAGGAGGGCAGCGTGCTCAAGGAGTACCTGAGCTACCTGTCCTCGATGTTGGTGGGTGGGGCGATCAACTACGGCGCGTATGCCGCCAGCCTGCAGGCTTTTGAGGCCGTGCGCACGCAGCCTGCCTGGGGCGTGGCCATCGGCAGCCTGGTGGGCCTGGTGTTCAATTACCTGTCTGCCCGCCGCATCATGAAGGGCGCCAGGGGCTGA
- a CDS encoding LytTR family DNA-binding domain-containing protein, with protein sequence MSSLKVAIIDDEPLARLRIKSLLAQASVANEVVAEFGESVNGLAWLQEQDKTGTSPDMLLLDIQMPGLDGMVLAARLRELHQPPVVAFVTAHAEHALRAFDLAAADYLTKPVRLERLNATLDRVLKLKAARAPEPASEASEGEVFIVQDRGRLERIALSQILYFKAEQKYVTLRTAEHSHVLADSLTELEGRVGERFIRVHRNALVSRQAMKALERRADDAEGGETWAVQVTPTMEWLSVSRRQVTAVREAMAAQG encoded by the coding sequence ATGAGTTCGCTCAAGGTTGCCATCATTGACGACGAACCCCTGGCGCGTTTGCGCATCAAATCGTTGCTGGCGCAGGCCAGCGTGGCCAACGAGGTGGTGGCCGAATTCGGCGAGTCGGTGAACGGCCTGGCCTGGTTGCAGGAGCAGGACAAGACCGGTACCTCGCCCGACATGCTGCTGCTGGACATCCAGATGCCCGGGCTGGACGGCATGGTGCTGGCCGCCCGCCTGCGTGAACTGCACCAGCCGCCGGTCGTGGCCTTCGTGACGGCGCATGCGGAGCACGCCTTGCGGGCCTTTGATCTGGCTGCCGCAGACTACCTGACCAAGCCCGTACGGCTGGAGCGGCTCAACGCCACGCTGGACCGCGTGCTCAAGCTCAAGGCTGCCCGCGCGCCCGAGCCTGCCAGCGAGGCGAGTGAAGGTGAGGTCTTCATCGTGCAGGACCGTGGCCGCCTGGAGCGCATCGCCTTGTCGCAGATCCTGTATTTCAAGGCCGAGCAGAAGTACGTCACCTTGCGCACGGCCGAGCACAGCCATGTGCTGGCCGATTCCCTGACCGAGCTGGAAGGGCGGGTGGGGGAGCGCTTCATCCGCGTGCACCGTAATGCGCTGGTGTCCAGGCAGGCCATGAAGGCGCTGGAGCGGCGTGCGGACGACGCGGAAGGGGGGGAGACCTGGGCAGTGCAGGTCACACCGACGATGGAGTGGTTGTCGGTGTCACGCCGTCAGGTGACGGCGGTACGCGAGGCCATGGCCGCTCAGGGCTGA
- the flhC gene encoding flagellar transcriptional regulator FlhC, producing the protein MRTKSLLTEAKQIDRAVTLINLGARLQVLESETDLSYERLLRLYKEVAGKSPSKGQLPFSTDWFMTWQPNIHSSLFLNIHEYLNKAAEIDEIDVVIKAYQLYLEQTESQGLEPLLSVTRAWRLVKFIDNGMLTLTPCSKCGGHFVTHPHEIARHFVCGLCNPPARAGKGKSAGGLHMH; encoded by the coding sequence ATGCGCACCAAGAGCCTGTTGACCGAAGCCAAGCAAATCGACCGCGCCGTCACCCTGATCAACCTGGGTGCCCGCCTGCAGGTGCTGGAGTCCGAAACGGATCTGTCGTATGAGCGCCTGCTGCGTCTCTACAAGGAAGTGGCCGGCAAGTCGCCCTCCAAAGGCCAGCTGCCCTTCTCGACCGACTGGTTCATGACCTGGCAGCCCAACATCCATTCCAGCCTGTTCCTCAACATCCACGAGTACCTGAACAAGGCCGCCGAGATCGACGAGATCGACGTCGTCATCAAGGCCTACCAGTTGTATCTGGAACAGACCGAATCCCAAGGGCTGGAACCGCTGCTGTCCGTCACCCGCGCCTGGCGCCTGGTGAAGTTCATCGACAACGGCATGCTGACCCTGACCCCTTGCTCCAAGTGCGGTGGCCACTTCGTGACCCACCCGCATGAAATCGCCCGCCACTTCGTGTGCGGCCTGTGCAACCCACCCGCTCGCGCCGGCAAAGGCAAGTCGGCTGGTGGCCTGCACATGCACTGA
- the argH gene encoding argininosuccinate lyase has product MSTNQLDKKSQAWSALFSEPMSELVKRYTASVFFDKRLWQADIQGSLAHAEMLHAQGLLSADDWASIQKGMAQITAEIESGAFEWKLDLEDVHLNIEARLTQLVGDAGKRLHTGRSRNDQVATDVRLWLRGEIDEIGLLLIALQKALVDVAEQNAETILPGFTHLQVAQPVAFGHHLLAYVEMFARDAERMLDLRKRVNRLPLGSAALAGTSYPLDRERVARTLGMVDEAGLPAVCQNSLDGVSDRDFAIEFTSAASLLMVHVSRLSEELILWMSQSFGFIDLADRFCTGSSIMPQKKNPDVPELARGKTGRVVGHLMGLITLMKGQPLAYNKDNQEDKEPLFDTVDTLKDTLRIFAEMAAGITVKPEAMERAAKKGYATATDLADYLVKKGLPFRDAHEVVAHAVKDAIAAGVDLSELPLDKLKGYNAAIEQDVYEVLSLRGSLNARNTLGGTAPAQVRAQVARHRARLG; this is encoded by the coding sequence ATGAGCACCAACCAACTCGACAAGAAGTCCCAGGCCTGGTCGGCCCTGTTTTCAGAGCCGATGAGCGAGCTGGTCAAGCGCTACACCGCCAGCGTCTTCTTCGACAAGCGCCTTTGGCAGGCCGACATCCAGGGCTCGCTGGCCCACGCCGAGATGCTCCACGCGCAGGGTCTGCTGTCCGCCGATGACTGGGCGTCCATCCAGAAGGGCATGGCCCAGATCACCGCCGAGATCGAATCCGGCGCCTTCGAGTGGAAGCTCGACCTGGAAGACGTGCACCTCAACATCGAAGCCCGCCTGACCCAGCTGGTGGGTGACGCCGGCAAGCGCCTGCACACCGGCCGCTCGCGCAACGACCAGGTCGCCACCGACGTGCGCCTGTGGCTGCGCGGTGAAATCGACGAAATCGGCCTGCTGCTGATTGCTTTGCAAAAGGCCCTGGTGGACGTGGCCGAGCAGAACGCCGAGACCATCCTGCCCGGCTTCACCCACCTGCAAGTGGCCCAGCCCGTGGCCTTCGGCCACCACCTGCTGGCCTATGTGGAAATGTTCGCCCGCGACGCCGAACGCATGCTCGACCTGCGCAAGCGCGTGAACCGCCTGCCGCTGGGCTCGGCCGCCCTGGCCGGCACCAGCTACCCGCTGGACCGCGAGCGCGTGGCGCGCACCCTGGGCATGGTGGACGAAGCCGGCCTGCCCGCCGTCTGCCAGAACAGCCTGGACGGCGTCTCCGACCGCGACTTCGCCATCGAGTTCACCTCGGCCGCTTCGCTGCTGATGGTGCACGTCTCGCGCCTGAGCGAAGAGCTGATCCTGTGGATGAGCCAGAGCTTCGGTTTCATCGACCTGGCCGACCGTTTCTGCACGGGCTCGTCGATCATGCCCCAGAAGAAGAACCCCGACGTGCCCGAACTGGCGCGCGGCAAGACCGGCCGCGTGGTGGGCCACCTGATGGGCCTGATCACCCTGATGAAGGGCCAGCCCCTGGCCTACAACAAGGACAACCAGGAAGACAAGGAACCCTTGTTCGACACCGTGGACACCTTGAAGGACACCCTGCGCATCTTCGCCGAGATGGCCGCCGGCATCACCGTCAAGCCCGAAGCCATGGAGCGCGCCGCCAAGAAGGGCTACGCCACCGCCACCGACCTGGCCGACTATCTGGTCAAGAAGGGCCTGCCCTTCCGCGATGCGCACGAAGTGGTGGCCCATGCCGTCAAGGATGCAATTGCTGCAGGCGTGGACCTCTCCGAGCTGCCGCTGGACAAGCTCAAGGGCTACAACGCAGCCATCGAGCAGGACGTGTACGAGGTGCTCAGCCTGCGTGGCTCGCTGAACGCCCGCAACACGCTGGGCGGTACGGCACCGGCTCAGGTGCGTGCGCAGGTGGCGCGCCACAGGGCGCGTCTGGGCTGA
- a CDS encoding hemerythrin domain-containing protein, giving the protein MSTLVWSEALSLSMPVMDTTHQEFVDLLAEVEAADDASLLAKWQTLIDHTDEHFAREDKWMLDTGFAPANCHSSQHAVVLKVLREGAERGAAGDLAPIRQMAHELTIWFPHHAQNMDFGLALHLKSMGYDPETGQLSNPEKLPEQAISGCGGSCSTDSEATTAAEAQ; this is encoded by the coding sequence ATGTCCACCCTTGTCTGGTCCGAAGCCCTGTCCTTGTCCATGCCCGTGATGGACACCACTCATCAGGAATTCGTGGACCTGCTGGCCGAAGTCGAAGCAGCGGACGACGCTTCACTGCTGGCCAAATGGCAGACCCTCATCGACCACACCGACGAGCACTTCGCCCGCGAAGACAAGTGGATGCTGGACACTGGTTTTGCCCCGGCCAACTGCCACAGCTCGCAACACGCGGTGGTGCTCAAGGTGCTGCGAGAAGGCGCTGAACGCGGCGCGGCCGGTGACCTGGCCCCGATCCGCCAGATGGCGCACGAGCTGACCATCTGGTTCCCGCATCATGCGCAGAACATGGACTTCGGCCTGGCCCTGCACCTCAAGAGCATGGGCTACGACCCGGAGACTGGCCAGCTCAGCAACCCGGAGAAGCTGCCTGAGCAGGCCATCTCGGGGTGTGGTGGCAGTTGCAGCACTGACAGCGAAGCCACCACAGCGGCCGAGGCCCAATAA
- a CDS encoding sensor histidine kinase, with the protein MDSTEPKAFGASPASQPAAWETSTQFAPTQFGPGAETGRPLPPSPFDVCHVGVVLRVVMGVQLVVALGVSFQSASPMDAASRWAQTMVASLPASLLWLIVACASRRWLTRASDAAQWGFAAILGAVCAGLGQWQSTWLDLALSGQQMVWGWPQLPPMLTGAAMACVGLAWLKHRARSELPAHASARLAELQARIRPHFLFNTLNTAIALVQIDPQRAESVLEDLAELFRQALASPTTRTTLDAEIDLAQRYLSIEQLRFGDRVTVRWELDDDAGRAEVPALILQPLVENAVRHGIEASPQGGWIVVRTKVQSGRAVLTVSNSVPAETPTHSTAGHGIALRNVRQRLKLMHDVESDFEAGLQASGDARQPPVYVVRVAVPMPRKELAR; encoded by the coding sequence ATGGATTCTACTGAGCCCAAGGCCTTCGGCGCCAGCCCGGCCTCACAACCCGCCGCGTGGGAAACCTCGACCCAGTTTGCGCCAACCCAGTTCGGGCCGGGGGCGGAAACCGGGCGCCCGCTGCCGCCATCGCCGTTTGACGTGTGCCACGTGGGCGTGGTGCTGCGTGTCGTGATGGGGGTGCAGTTGGTGGTCGCGCTGGGGGTGTCGTTCCAGTCGGCCTCGCCCATGGATGCGGCATCCCGTTGGGCGCAGACCATGGTGGCTTCTTTGCCTGCCAGCTTATTGTGGCTCATCGTGGCCTGTGCTTCACGCCGCTGGTTGACACGCGCCAGTGATGCGGCGCAATGGGGTTTTGCGGCGATATTGGGCGCGGTGTGCGCGGGGCTGGGGCAGTGGCAGTCGACCTGGCTGGACCTGGCCTTGAGCGGGCAGCAGATGGTTTGGGGCTGGCCGCAGCTGCCCCCCATGTTGACGGGCGCGGCCATGGCCTGCGTGGGCCTGGCCTGGCTCAAGCACCGCGCGCGCAGCGAGCTGCCGGCGCATGCGTCGGCGCGCTTGGCCGAACTGCAGGCCCGTATCCGCCCGCATTTCCTGTTCAACACGCTCAACACGGCCATTGCGCTGGTGCAGATCGACCCGCAGCGGGCCGAATCCGTGCTGGAGGATCTGGCCGAGCTGTTCCGCCAGGCGCTGGCTTCACCTACGACGCGCACGACGCTGGACGCCGAAATCGACCTGGCCCAACGCTACCTGAGCATCGAGCAACTGCGTTTCGGCGATCGGGTGACCGTGCGCTGGGAGCTCGATGACGACGCGGGCCGGGCCGAGGTGCCGGCCCTGATCCTGCAGCCATTGGTCGAAAACGCGGTGCGCCACGGCATTGAGGCGTCGCCCCAAGGCGGGTGGATCGTGGTGCGCACCAAGGTGCAATCGGGCCGAGCGGTGCTCACGGTGAGCAACTCGGTGCCCGCCGAAACACCCACGCACTCCACGGCGGGCCACGGCATCGCCTTGCGCAATGTGCGCCAACGCCTGAAACTGATGCACGATGTGGAGTCGGACTTCGAAGCCGGCCTGCAAGCCAGCGGTGACGCGCGTCAGCCGCCGGTGTACGTGGTGCGTGTGGCCGTGCCGATGCCACGCAAGGAGCTTGCACGATGA
- the motB gene encoding flagellar motor protein MotB, with amino-acid sequence MAGDSKKVQPIIIKRIKKGGHAAHGGAWKIAYADFVTAMMAFFLLMWLLGSTTEGDKKGIADYFNSPLKVAFFGGSGAGDASSVIKGGGNNLTESVGQMKKGRTTEVAMDKARKKAIRQEQAKAEAERLRALKSKVEEVLANDDRLAKYKSQIRLDLTAEGLRIQIVDDLNRPMFDSGSAEVNVYMRDILRAIGHVLEEVPNKLTIEGHTDAKAFSSGERGYSNWELSADRANASRRELIAGGLPGNKVLRVQGLSSSVPYEKDNPDSPMNRRISIIVMNREAEDRFFDSARAEAVPPEAVDGGEDADTKPSRPTDSGR; translated from the coding sequence ATGGCAGGTGATTCGAAGAAGGTCCAGCCGATCATCATCAAGCGCATCAAGAAGGGTGGCCACGCTGCCCATGGTGGCGCCTGGAAAATCGCTTACGCCGACTTCGTGACCGCCATGATGGCCTTCTTCCTGCTGATGTGGTTGCTGGGCTCCACGACAGAGGGTGACAAGAAGGGCATTGCCGATTACTTCAACTCGCCGCTCAAGGTCGCCTTCTTCGGCGGCTCGGGCGCGGGGGATGCAAGCTCCGTCATCAAGGGCGGCGGCAACAACCTCACCGAGTCTGTCGGCCAGATGAAGAAGGGCCGCACCACCGAGGTCGCCATGGACAAGGCCCGCAAGAAGGCCATCCGCCAGGAACAAGCCAAGGCCGAGGCCGAGCGCCTGCGCGCCTTGAAGTCCAAAGTGGAAGAGGTGCTGGCCAATGACGACCGTCTGGCCAAGTACAAAAGCCAGATCCGCCTGGACCTCACCGCCGAGGGCCTGCGCATCCAGATCGTGGACGACCTCAACCGCCCCATGTTCGACAGCGGCTCGGCCGAGGTCAATGTCTACATGCGCGACATCCTGCGGGCCATTGGGCATGTGCTCGAAGAAGTCCCCAACAAGCTGACCATCGAAGGCCACACCGATGCCAAGGCCTTCAGCTCGGGTGAACGCGGCTACAGCAACTGGGAGTTGTCTGCGGACCGGGCCAACGCTTCCAGGCGCGAGTTGATTGCCGGCGGCCTGCCGGGCAACAAGGTGCTGCGCGTACAGGGCCTGTCATCCAGCGTGCCCTACGAGAAGGACAACCCGGACAGCCCGATGAACCGGCGCATCAGCATCATCGTGATGAACCGGGAAGCCGAGGACCGCTTCTTCGATTCAGCCCGAGCGGAAGCCGTGCCGCCGGAAGCCGTGGATGGCGGCGAAGACGCCGATACAAAACCCTCAAGGCCGACTGACAGCGGTCGATAA
- the flhD gene encoding flagellar transcriptional regulator FlhD produces the protein MTADQILTEIREANLSYLMLAQSLIRTDREQALFRLGISEDTAAMLAVLTPAQIMKLASGNNLLCRMRMDDDLVWGLLTNHGKASNDSVTRLHANILMAGRHQEAA, from the coding sequence ATGACCGCCGATCAAATCCTGACCGAAATCCGCGAAGCCAACCTGTCCTACCTGATGCTGGCCCAGAGCCTGATCCGCACGGACCGCGAACAAGCCCTGTTCCGCCTGGGTATCTCGGAAGACACCGCCGCCATGCTGGCCGTGCTGACCCCGGCCCAGATCATGAAGCTGGCCTCGGGCAACAACCTGCTGTGCCGCATGCGCATGGACGACGACCTGGTGTGGGGCCTGCTGACCAACCACGGCAAGGCCAGCAATGACAGCGTGACCCGCCTGCACGCCAACATCCTGATGGCCGGCCGCCATCAAGAAGCAGCCTGA